One window of Trifolium pratense cultivar HEN17-A07 linkage group LG5, ARS_RC_1.1, whole genome shotgun sequence genomic DNA carries:
- the LOC123884496 gene encoding ORM1-like protein 3: MANLYVKAVPPADLNRNTEWFTYPGVWTTYILILFFTWILVLSVFGCSPGIAWTIVNLAHFLVTYHFFHWKKGTPFADDQGIYNRLTWWEQVDNGKQLTRNRKFLTVVPLVLYLIASHTTDYEHPMLFFNTVAVIVLVVAKFPNMHKVRIFGINADK; this comes from the exons atggCAAATCTGTATGTGAAAGCTGTACCTCCAGCGGATCTGAACAGGAACACGGAATGGTTTACGTATCCTGGTGTTTGGACTACCTATATTCTCATCCTTTTCTTCACATGGATCCTTGTTCTATCTGTGTTTGGTTGTTCTCCTGGAATTGCTTGGACAATTGTTAATCTCGCTCATTTTCTT GTAACGTATCACTTTTTCCACTGGAAGAAAGGAACTCCGTTTGCAGATGATCAGGGGATCTACAATAGATTGACATGGTGGGAGCAGGTTGACAATGGAAAGCAGCTCACTCGTAACAGGAAGTTTTTGACAGTTGTTCCTTTGGTTCT GTACTTGATAGCCTCACACACAACTGACTATGAGCATCCAATGCTGTTCTTCAACACGGTTGCCGTGATTGTACTAGTTGTTGCAAAGTTCCCAAACATGCACAAGGTCAGGATATTCGGAATCAACGCTGATAAGTGA